ACCACCAGATTTACAGCCTGGGCCTTGCGATCTCTCGCCGCCCGGATGATCGACTCGCAAAGCTCCTCGTTTCTCTTGCGAATAGATAGGGCCTCAGCCTGCCCCTCGCTCTCCGCCGCCGCGATCAAGCTATCCGCCTCGCTGCGGGCTGCCTCGGTCGCCGCCGCGACAATCTCCCGGGCCTTTTCACGGGCCTCGGCCACGATCCTGCGCGCCTCATCACGAGCCGACTTGATCGCCCGCTCCGCCTCGAGCTCAGTCTCTCTTATCTCCTTCAAGGCCTCGATCGCCATGCCGCTTCACCCCCTGGAGCAACGTTACCAGCATTAGCTCACCGGCACTAGTTCGACAGCTCATCCATGTTTTCCTGCAAATCTTCTTCAGAATTCGTGAAATCTGTTACGATTCCCTCCAGGCCCTCATCCCTGCTGACGGTAACCGCTGGCCAGATTCCGTCCCGCAGGTATACAACTGATCCCAAAAGACCCAAAATCATTTTAAAATAATCAGCCACAACAGCGCAACCCCAGGCCGGTTGCGATAATGGCCTCCCGCACAAGCTTCGCCGCCAAAAGTGACGTTATCTCGCCGCAGTCGTATGCTGGAAGGACCTCCACCAGATCAAATCCGACAATATGAAGACCCGCAAGCGCCCACACGGACTCAAAGAGCTCTCGGGGGCTTATGCCGCAGGGTTCCGGCGCACCCGTCCCAGGCGCAAAGGCGGGGTCGACAATATCGATGTCTATGGTCACATACACTGGCCTGTTTTTCAAGTGCGAGAGCCTGCCCACCAGGGCCCCGGGCAGCTCCCCCGGAATCAAGCTGCCCATCTCCCGGCCGAGAGCGAATTCCTCCCTTGTGCCTGACCGGATGCCGAATTGAAACAGGGAGCTTCGTTGTGGGGCACGCGGTGCACGCACACCCGCTCCCGGCCTTGATGGACCCATGCCAAGCACACCAGCCACCCGCCTCATGACCGTGGCATGCGATAGCCCCTCGCCGATGTATTCGCCTCTCAGGTCAGCGTGGGCATCAAAATGCAACACCACCACATCGGGATAGACGGCCTTTACCGCTTGGACCACCGGGAGCGTCACAAGGTGTTCGCCGCCCAGGGTGATGGGGATTTTCCCATCGGAAATGATGCAACCCACAGCCTCACGGATCACCTCGAGGCTGCGGGCCACGTTCCCGAAAGGAAGGGCAGGGTCCCCTGCATCGAAGAAGGGGATTTCAGCAAGCTCCTTCTCCAGCCTCGGGCTGTATTCCTCGAGGCCCCTGGAGACGGATCTTATCCTTTCCGGTCCAAACCTCGACCCCGGCCGGAAGCTCGACGTGTAGTCCATGGGCGCGCCTAAGATGACGAGCTGTGCAGCCTCATAGGAGTCGACCGCGCCGATGAATCTATCCGTGTGCTCGAACGAGAAGTCCTTAAACACCCGGATCACCTCGTATCTCCGGAGAACCATGTTATGGTCATGCCATGCTTCTCATGCCTGCCATGCTTGTCCCGCTTGCGGTCTAGGCTTGTCCCCTCCAGGATTCACACGCGCCCCTCACGAGCGCAGAAGCTCACCCACAAAAGCCGGTAGCATAAAGGCAGCCCTGTGTACGTCAGGAGTGTAGTACCTGGTCTCAAGGCGCGCGGACCTTCCCCCGCCCGGGTCGCGAGGCTCTGCTGGATCATACACCCTGGACCCCGCCGTAAAACTCCAAAGCCCGCTCGGGTAGGTTGGCACCGGGGCGAGGTAGAGCTTAGCGATGGGGAACGCCCTGGAGATGTCCGCGTAGACCTGTCGTATCAGGCTCTGGTTCAAAAAGGGCGACTCCGTCTGTGCGACGAAGATGCCGTCCTCCTCGAGGGCATCGGCCACAGCACTGTAAAAGTCGTATGAGAAGAGCCCGACGGCGGGCCCGACCGGGTCTGACGAATCAACGATGATCACATCGTAGGCCCGCCTCGCCTCCTTCACGTACTTGATGCCATCCTCTATGCGAATATTTACCCTTGGGTCACCAAGCCCGCTGCTTGTCTCGGGCAGCAGGTCCCTCGAAACCTCCATCACGCGCCGGTCTATTTCCACAAGCGTAACCTCGCGCACGCCCGGGTGCTTCAAAACCTCCCGCACCGTGCCGCCATCACCGCCGCCGATCACAAGCACCTTCTCAGGGGCAGGGTGAGCCAGCATCGGGACGTGAGCGATCATTTCGTGGTAGACGAATTCATCCCTGACCGTTGTCTGGACGGCCCCGTCCAACACCAGCATCCGGCCGTATTCAACGGTATCGACAACGGCCAGATCTTGAAACTCCGTTTTCTCCCTGTGCAAGGTCCTGGTTATCCTGCATGAAAGCCTGAGATCTTTCGTCTGATTCTCCGTGAACCACAGCTCCATCAGATCACTCAAAACCCCCTTAATTACAACCCCAGCAATACAACCCCATTAATACCAGAGGGCAGCCCCAGCAAAGGCGCAACCGATCTTCTCAACCCTGTGCTCGACGCCCTTGACCATTATCTTGCTCAAAGGTATGTTCCGGACCTCAAACGCCTCGCGAATCATCTGGCTTATGCGCTCCTCAGCTTCCTCTTTCGAGCACTTACCCTCGTATTCCATTATAACCCCGAAGCTGCCATCGTAAATGCCCACACCGATCGCGGCCGCAATCAGTTCACCCTCAACTTCACTTATAATCGAGCCATACGCCGTGGGTGTGAGGGACCCCGGCGCTATATCGAGCTTCTCAACATACTCGGCACCCGGCGGCAAGATACTGCTCACCTTTAAAAGGTTGAGGTTCCCTATCCCCGCGGCGAGGAGCGCCTTATCAAAGGCAGTCAATGGGGTCTTGCCCTCTGCGCTACCGCAGACCAGTGTGAACTTTTTAGGCGTCGGCAACATCCTACTTAGACCCTCCCAATCAGTTTGTAAAGATAGAGTCTTAGGGGCCTCTATCCCTTCACTCCATTATGATATGAAGAAAACCTAAATTGGCGCATATCCACTTAATTCTACCCTGCCTACCCTGTCATCAATGAATCCCCTTCTGGTGGTTTACCCCACCATTACCCTTTCCTCGGGGAATTTAACCCCGTTTATACAAAGCCTCTGGGCTATGGCTGTAGCTATCGTAAGAGGACCGACCCGGCCCGCGAACATGGTAAGAATTATAGCGATCCTTCCAGCCATCGTGAGGCCCGGCGTGATCCCGGTGGAAAGCCCAACCGTGCCGAAGGCCGATGTAGCCTCGAATAAAACCCTAACAAATGCCGTTTTCTCAGTAATGGAAAGGAGCATGGTAACCACTACAACGAGCGTTAGCGAAATCATGGCGACGGCCAGCGCCCGGTAGACCGCTCTGTGTGGGATCCTGCGGCCGAAGGCCTCGGGGTCTTCCCGGCCCCGCACGACGCTCCAGACCGCGATCACGAGGACTCCGAAGGTAGCAGTCTTGATTCCACCCCCCGTGGATCCCGGTGAAGCACCGATAAACATCAATATGATCGTGAAGAAAAGCGTCGCGCTGCGCATATCGCCGATGGGCAAGGTATTAAACCCCGCCGTTCTCGGCGTTACGGCTTGAAAATAGGAACTCAATACCTTGCTGCCAAGAGGAAGCCCTCCCATTGTGCGCGGGTTGTCCCATTCGAGCAAGAGAATCGTAGCCGTGCCGATCAGGATCAGCATCGCCGTCACCGCCAGCACTATCCTGCTGTTAAGCGAGAGGTGTTTTGTTGTGAAGTACTGCCGGACATCGGTAATAACGGCGAAACCTATGCCCCCTATTATTATAAGGCTGGTCATGACCAGGTTGACCAGGACATCATCCCTGTAGCCAGTGAGGCTCCTGAAGCCCCCGAAGAGGTCGAACCCGGCGTTGCAAAAGCCCGACACCGCGTGGAAAGCCCCATAATAGAGGCCCTTCACGAATCCCATTTGCGGGATGAATCGAAACGCTAGAAGCAGAGCGCCGGTCCCTTCAACGATGGCCGTCACAGCGATGACCTGCTTGATCAGCCTTATCATTCCTTCGAGCGTAAACTGGTTCATGGCCTCCTGGATCAAAATCCGGCCCCTCAGGCCTATCCGGCGCCCTAGGATGAGGGCGATCAATGTCGAAACTACCATTATGCCGAGCCCGCCGGCCTGGATCAGGAGGATTATCACCAGCTGCCCGAAAAGGGAAAACTGATCATGTGTATCAACAACAACCAGGCCGGTGACACAAACAGCCGAAGTTGCGGTGAAAAGGGCATTGATAAAGCGTAACGGCTGGCCGTCCCGGGATGCGATAGGGAGGCTCAGCAAAATGGCGCCCAAAAGAATTAAGCCCGCAAAGCCTATAACCAGGACCTGTGATGGAGTTAAACGCTGAAGCCTCGGTAGCTTCTGATACAGGTGAAAGATAACGTCCAATATGCCAGCCATGTTCCCACCCCTGTCCCGACTCGCACTGGAGGAAATGACCCGTGACATTAGCAAAGACCTTGCCGGAGATTCGCGCGCCCTCACGCGCTCGCCCCGACGAAGGTCTTTTGCGTCCCAATTCCGTGCAGTCCTGTTTTATTATAGCACCCGTTCCCCCTATGTCAATACCTGCAATCCCCCTATTTCCCCCCATTCCCTGATTATTCTTCTCCTCTACCCTTCAATCATCTATTTCGCTATGGCCCCGGGGACTGGGGCATCTATCTCTACCTCTTATGCCTCTTCGACCATGCCAAGCCGGAGCTCTTCCGCGACCCTCGCTATGAAAAAGGAATTGGTCGGCGGCTTACCATCCCGTAAACTGATAGCATAGCCGAAGATCCTGTTTATATACTCC
Above is a genomic segment from Bacillota bacterium containing:
- the speB gene encoding agmatinase, with the protein product MVLRRYEVIRVFKDFSFEHTDRFIGAVDSYEAAQLVILGAPMDYTSSFRPGSRFGPERIRSVSRGLEEYSPRLEKELAEIPFFDAGDPALPFGNVARSLEVIREAVGCIISDGKIPITLGGEHLVTLPVVQAVKAVYPDVVVLHFDAHADLRGEYIGEGLSHATVMRRVAGVLGMGPSRPGAGVRAPRAPQRSSLFQFGIRSGTREEFALGREMGSLIPGELPGALVGRLSHLKNRPVYVTIDIDIVDPAFAPGTGAPEPCGISPRELFESVWALAGLHIVGFDLVEVLPAYDCGEITSLLAAKLVREAIIATGLGLRCCG
- the speE gene encoding polyamine aminopropyltransferase; this encodes MELWFTENQTKDLRLSCRITRTLHREKTEFQDLAVVDTVEYGRMLVLDGAVQTTVRDEFVYHEMIAHVPMLAHPAPEKVLVIGGGDGGTVREVLKHPGVREVTLVEIDRRVMEVSRDLLPETSSGLGDPRVNIRIEDGIKYVKEARRAYDVIIVDSSDPVGPAVGLFSYDFYSAVADALEEDGIFVAQTESPFLNQSLIRQVYADISRAFPIAKLYLAPVPTYPSGLWSFTAGSRVYDPAEPRDPGGGRSARLETRYYTPDVHRAAFMLPAFVGELLRS
- a CDS encoding arginine decarboxylase, pyruvoyl-dependent, which codes for MLPTPKKFTLVCGSAEGKTPLTAFDKALLAAGIGNLNLLKVSSILPPGAEYVEKLDIAPGSLTPTAYGSIISEVEGELIAAAIGVGIYDGSFGVIMEYEGKCSKEEAEERISQMIREAFEVRNIPLSKIMVKGVEHRVEKIGCAFAGAALWY
- a CDS encoding Trk family potassium uptake protein, with the translated sequence MAGILDVIFHLYQKLPRLQRLTPSQVLVIGFAGLILLGAILLSLPIASRDGQPLRFINALFTATSAVCVTGLVVVDTHDQFSLFGQLVIILLIQAGGLGIMVVSTLIALILGRRIGLRGRILIQEAMNQFTLEGMIRLIKQVIAVTAIVEGTGALLLAFRFIPQMGFVKGLYYGAFHAVSGFCNAGFDLFGGFRSLTGYRDDVLVNLVMTSLIIIGGIGFAVITDVRQYFTTKHLSLNSRIVLAVTAMLILIGTATILLLEWDNPRTMGGLPLGSKVLSSYFQAVTPRTAGFNTLPIGDMRSATLFFTIILMFIGASPGSTGGGIKTATFGVLVIAVWSVVRGREDPEAFGRRIPHRAVYRALAVAMISLTLVVVVTMLLSITEKTAFVRVLFEATSAFGTVGLSTGITPGLTMAGRIAIILTMFAGRVGPLTIATAIAQRLCINGVKFPEERVMVG